A stretch of the Pseudoalteromonas phenolica genome encodes the following:
- a CDS encoding energy transducer TonB — MHKSYLLIPITFALAACSSTPETEQAQSNYLDLSSKKHVKLVEEYWTVVKRVEPRYPVSAAKKNISGCVDLIVGIDQNGKAKGYKVRSSFPKGVFDKNAAAALTKWKWEATEKNKDSIPVLTSVRLDFTTSRNPTDIEYLENCPARKI, encoded by the coding sequence ATGCATAAATCTTACTTATTAATTCCTATAACATTTGCTTTGGCTGCGTGTTCATCAACACCGGAAACTGAACAAGCTCAATCGAATTACTTAGACTTGTCTTCGAAAAAACACGTCAAACTTGTTGAAGAGTATTGGACTGTCGTTAAAAGAGTCGAACCAAGATATCCGGTTTCAGCAGCTAAGAAAAATATATCTGGTTGTGTTGACTTGATTGTTGGCATAGATCAAAACGGAAAGGCTAAGGGTTATAAAGTGAGATCTTCATTCCCTAAAGGCGTTTTTGATAAGAATGCCGCGGCAGCATTAACTAAATGGAAGTGGGAGGCGACTGAAAAAAATAAGGATAGTATCCCTGTCTTAACTTCTGTTCGTTTGGACTTTACGACAAGTAGAAATCCAACTGACATTGAATACCTTGAAAATTGTCCAGCTCGTAAAATTTAA
- a CDS encoding DUF4177 domain-containing protein, with amino-acid sequence MKREYKTVHFGYQSLFSSKIDAQALQDDLNSLGNNGWELVELEFNMGSLGNNTAAIAILKRPK; translated from the coding sequence ATGAAGAGGGAATACAAAACAGTTCATTTCGGGTACCAAAGTTTATTTTCGTCAAAAATTGATGCGCAAGCCTTACAAGATGATTTAAATAGTTTGGGCAATAATGGCTGGGAGCTTGTTGAACTAGAGTTCAATATGGGAAGTTTAGGCAATAATACTGCAGCAATTGCTATTTTAAAACGACCTAAATAA
- a CDS encoding ABC transporter permease produces the protein MFEIKPIFNALLRSKVGAVLLLIQIAITTAIVSNAAFIIKDRLDYLNQPTGYQEENIFKFNVMTFGTDVDLAQQAELDEASIRALPGVIDAVTINAIPLSGGGSSTSYRLKPVPEKAKSVNASYFTADEHALNTFGVELVEGRNFTESEVAHDLDNTQSANVVLATKALMDELFPNGDGLGQFIYSGTKPYKVIGIVGMMKGPWMKNEERKDRSVIIPYVRIEKFNKFLVRTEAGRRAEVMKQIESLIHKNYSKRVVQDLAGLDKKKADYVAEDRLMMRMLVILISVLVLVTALGIFGLTLFNINKRTKQIGTRRALGARKSAIISYFVVENSLICIAGLVLGVCGAVLLGQQLMANYSVPALSNWYVAITAVAVFVMSLLAVIGPARRAANIDPSIATRTI, from the coding sequence ATGTTTGAGATTAAACCAATTTTTAATGCCTTACTTCGCTCTAAAGTAGGTGCAGTTTTATTACTAATACAAATTGCAATTACCACAGCAATTGTTAGTAATGCGGCGTTTATAATTAAAGATAGATTAGATTACTTAAATCAACCAACGGGTTATCAAGAGGAAAACATATTTAAATTTAATGTGATGACTTTTGGTACAGATGTAGATTTGGCTCAACAAGCTGAGCTTGATGAAGCCAGCATTCGTGCATTACCCGGTGTGATCGATGCTGTAACGATTAATGCTATTCCTTTATCTGGAGGGGGCTCTTCGACGAGTTACAGACTAAAACCAGTGCCAGAAAAGGCGAAATCAGTCAATGCGAGCTACTTTACCGCAGATGAACATGCTTTAAATACCTTTGGTGTAGAGTTAGTTGAAGGGCGCAATTTTACTGAATCAGAAGTCGCACATGATCTGGATAATACTCAATCGGCTAATGTTGTTCTGGCGACAAAAGCTTTAATGGATGAGTTATTTCCAAATGGTGACGGGTTAGGTCAATTCATATACTCAGGTACAAAGCCTTATAAAGTCATTGGTATTGTAGGCATGATGAAAGGTCCTTGGATGAAGAATGAAGAACGTAAAGACAGATCTGTGATTATTCCTTATGTTCGTATTGAAAAATTCAATAAGTTTTTAGTACGAACCGAAGCTGGTAGACGCGCTGAAGTTATGAAACAAATCGAGTCGCTTATTCATAAAAACTACAGCAAAAGGGTAGTACAAGATTTAGCTGGGTTAGATAAGAAAAAAGCAGATTATGTTGCCGAAGACCGATTAATGATGCGTATGCTAGTGATACTGATCAGCGTACTAGTATTAGTGACAGCTTTAGGTATTTTTGGCCTTACCTTGTTTAATATTAATAAGCGCACGAAGCAAATTGGTACAAGACGCGCGTTAGGAGCTCGCAAATCAGCGATTATCAGCTACTTTGTGGTCGAAAACAGCCTAATTTGTATTGCAGGTTTAGTATTAGGTGTATGTGGTGCAGTGTTGCTGGGGCAACAATTAATGGCGAATTACTCAGTCCCTGCGTTATCGAATTGGTATGTTGCAATAACAGCCGTTGCCGTTTTTGTGATGAGTTTATTAGCGGTAATTGGTCCTGCAAGGCGTGCGGCTAATATCGACCCAAGTATCGCAACACGAACAATTTAA
- a CDS encoding LysE family translocator, whose translation MEIWKLLFFIPACFALNMTPGPNNLLSMNNARCYGFKSAFIAGLGRIAAFAVMIALAASGLAVVLYASETLFLAIKIVGAGYLLWIAFNLWRSAASPVSELENTRNQLGLAKQEFLLAAGNPKAILIFTAFLPQFVNVSENVNEQFFALGATFLVLEMGAISIYAIFGMYLRQWFTKPKMAKRFNRGCATFLAMSGASLLLSRQQ comes from the coding sequence GTGGAAATCTGGAAGTTATTGTTCTTTATACCTGCGTGTTTTGCGCTCAATATGACTCCTGGTCCAAACAATCTATTGTCCATGAACAATGCTCGTTGTTACGGTTTCAAATCTGCTTTTATTGCTGGACTTGGTCGTATTGCTGCATTCGCAGTAATGATTGCTTTGGCTGCTTCTGGTTTAGCAGTTGTTCTCTATGCTTCTGAGACTCTATTTCTAGCGATTAAAATTGTGGGCGCTGGTTATTTGTTGTGGATTGCCTTTAATCTTTGGCGTTCGGCAGCAAGTCCTGTTTCTGAACTAGAAAATACTCGCAACCAATTGGGTTTAGCTAAACAAGAATTTTTGCTAGCCGCCGGTAATCCAAAGGCGATCTTAATCTTTACCGCCTTTCTGCCACAGTTCGTCAATGTTTCAGAGAATGTAAATGAACAGTTCTTCGCTCTAGGGGCTACGTTCCTAGTTTTAGAAATGGGTGCAATATCGATTTATGCGATATTTGGAATGTACTTAAGGCAGTGGTTTACGAAGCCGAAAATGGCAAAGCGCTTCAATAGAGGTTGTGCAACTTTTTTGGCTATGTCTGGAGCAAGCTTGTTACTGAGTCGCCAGCAATAA
- a CDS encoding VOC family protein produces the protein MNPAIKGLGETVLRVRDLDKMKEFYSNIIGLELIKEFPKVAFFKIADGYGGHTQVIGLFAEELPRAFVNDNIATVESACSSLHHFALEISSEDYLAEKTRLENAGCEVITAEHNWCQWRSIYVKDPENNVVELVCYDKSVV, from the coding sequence ATGAATCCTGCAATTAAAGGGTTAGGTGAAACAGTATTAAGAGTTCGCGATCTGGATAAAATGAAAGAGTTCTACTCTAACATTATTGGTCTTGAACTGATTAAAGAATTTCCTAAGGTGGCATTTTTTAAAATTGCAGATGGGTATGGTGGTCATACACAAGTAATAGGTTTATTTGCTGAAGAGTTACCCAGAGCATTTGTGAATGACAACATCGCAACAGTTGAATCGGCATGTTCTAGCCTGCATCATTTTGCACTAGAAATCTCATCAGAAGATTATTTAGCTGAAAAAACACGCTTAGAGAATGCAGGGTGTGAGGTTATCACCGCTGAACATAATTGGTGTCAGTGGAGGTCGATTTATGTCAAAGATCCAGAGAATAACGTTGTAGAGTTAGTGTGTTACGATAAGTCTGTTGTGTAA
- a CDS encoding TerB family tellurite resistance protein yields MSRYNLKNRDIIKLYKIIRDILVFKKLKALLADFSNELQQTNKPENSIDFNTGLAALLVEVMRADSKIEQSELDKIADILKTQCELDTSQVKALIDKVRPMVEAALDLHQFVKEVNAKTSYEERMEVIELLWHVAFADGHLDDYEDHIIRKISSLMYVAHVDFVAAKIRVQESLAN; encoded by the coding sequence ATGAGTCGGTATAATCTTAAGAACAGAGATATAATCAAACTATATAAAATAATCAGAGACATACTTGTGTTTAAAAAGCTTAAAGCATTATTAGCTGATTTCAGTAATGAATTACAGCAAACCAACAAGCCTGAGAATTCAATCGATTTTAATACTGGGCTTGCAGCTCTGTTAGTTGAAGTCATGCGCGCTGACAGTAAAATTGAGCAATCGGAATTAGATAAAATTGCCGACATTTTAAAAACACAATGTGAACTCGATACAAGCCAAGTTAAAGCGCTCATTGATAAAGTAAGACCTATGGTTGAAGCTGCGCTAGATTTGCACCAATTTGTAAAAGAAGTAAATGCGAAAACAAGCTACGAAGAGCGCATGGAAGTGATCGAGTTGTTATGGCACGTTGCTTTTGCAGATGGCCATTTAGATGATTATGAAGATCACATCATTCGTAAAATATCGAGTTTGATGTATGTTGCACATGTAGACTTTGTGGCCGCAAAAATACGTGTGCAAGAGAGTCTGGCAAACTAG
- a CDS encoding sensor histidine kinase, with amino-acid sequence MKSLTANLSTRHKLQLATVLSVVLALVPVLLVLGASSTLSLISLGLAVVSAWFVSGLITQPVNSGIKALETGLLNFKDGEFSSLLAYSEDDELGRLCHTYNQTAEQLRQEKQWIYQRELMLDKVLQSSPQALVLIDSNNHVVFSNHSAKLLFKCEQKLEGLTRYELYAFGSEQIQNAMEAGRDGLFHLKHAHSNDSQLKQDDEAQTWHLSTGQFLLNNHSHRLYIFKQLTRELSRQEVAVWKKVIRIISHELNNSLGPMSSMLHSGKILTQNLDEPRLGRVFSTMQERINHLNEFVQGYGKFAKLPQPKLEVIDWLSLLNSVKQEWVFSIEGDIPNFECFADRVQLEQLLINLLKNAHESGSEAEQIKVKIEAKSQGTLLSVSDAGKGMSEAVMANALVPFYSTKASGSGLGLALCREIAEAHHGQLSLHNRGDGKTGLVVQVFIP; translated from the coding sequence ATGAAATCACTCACGGCCAATCTCAGTACTAGACATAAATTGCAGTTAGCAACAGTTTTAAGTGTGGTGTTGGCGTTAGTGCCCGTGCTACTTGTGCTTGGCGCATCAAGTACACTCAGCCTGATTAGTTTGGGTTTAGCCGTTGTTTCAGCTTGGTTTGTGAGTGGTCTGATTACTCAACCGGTTAACTCAGGCATTAAAGCGTTAGAAACGGGTTTGTTAAACTTCAAAGATGGTGAGTTTTCGAGTTTGCTTGCATATAGTGAAGACGATGAACTTGGGCGCTTGTGCCATACTTACAACCAAACCGCCGAGCAACTAAGACAAGAAAAACAATGGATTTATCAGCGTGAATTGATGCTCGATAAAGTGTTGCAGTCTTCTCCGCAGGCGCTGGTTTTAATAGATAGTAATAACCATGTGGTCTTTAGTAATCACAGTGCCAAACTGTTATTTAAGTGTGAGCAGAAACTTGAAGGTCTGACTCGCTACGAACTCTATGCTTTTGGCAGTGAGCAAATTCAAAATGCGATGGAAGCAGGCAGAGATGGACTATTTCACCTAAAGCACGCACATTCAAACGATAGTCAGTTAAAGCAAGATGACGAAGCCCAAACTTGGCACCTTTCAACCGGACAGTTCTTGTTAAATAACCATAGTCACCGTTTATATATTTTTAAACAGCTTACACGTGAACTGAGTCGTCAAGAAGTGGCAGTATGGAAGAAGGTAATACGCATTATCAGCCACGAGCTGAATAATTCATTGGGCCCTATGTCATCTATGCTGCACAGTGGAAAAATACTGACGCAAAACCTCGATGAACCAAGGCTGGGGCGAGTATTTTCAACCATGCAAGAGCGTATAAATCACCTAAATGAGTTTGTTCAAGGTTACGGCAAGTTTGCCAAATTGCCTCAACCAAAACTCGAAGTAATTGATTGGTTGAGTTTATTGAACAGTGTTAAGCAAGAGTGGGTTTTTAGTATTGAAGGGGATATCCCAAACTTTGAATGCTTTGCAGACAGAGTTCAGCTAGAGCAGCTTCTTATTAATTTGCTTAAAAATGCGCACGAATCGGGCTCAGAAGCTGAACAGATTAAAGTAAAAATTGAAGCTAAATCTCAAGGGACATTACTCAGCGTGAGTGATGCAGGCAAAGGTATGAGTGAAGCGGTTATGGCGAATGCCCTTGTACCTTTTTATTCAACCAAAGCAAGTGGAAGCGGCTTGGGGCTTGCGCTTTGTCGAGAAATCGCAGAAGCCCATCATGGTCAACTAAGTTTGCATAACCGAGGTGATGGGAAAACGGGCCTAGTTGTTCAGGTGTTTATTCCTTAA
- a CDS encoding sigma-54-dependent transcriptional regulator translates to MDKILIIDDNQAVLDALSLLLEIHGYDVVTAHTPFEAEQVVRYQRICLAIQDMNFTADTTSGEEGKNLFYQLRALNAHLPIILITAWTELETAIELVKAGAADYIAKPWDDNKLLTSIANLIELGKAKQDNDTFNRQQDERHSVHEQANLAGLVYASTAMERVIDMALQLAKSDVSVLITGPNGSGKERIAEIVQLNSALADKPFIKVNAGALPSELIEAELFGAEAGAYTGANKQRIGRFEAADGGTLFLDEIGNLPPSGQMKLLRVLQTGEFERLGSVQTQKVSVRVISATNADLLQDIKAGRFREDLYYRLNVIELRLLPLSERKDDIVPLIKHFLPEREFGLATEQALTSYAWPGNVRELENACKRAAVLKPKGALEFTDFGLNQTQNVTQLNTNKEPNKDEIEAAMREYQGVVAKVARHFGLSRQALYRRLQKFEIDY, encoded by the coding sequence ATGGACAAAATACTCATCATTGACGATAACCAAGCTGTACTTGATGCGTTATCGCTATTGCTCGAAATACATGGTTATGATGTTGTGACAGCACACACCCCTTTCGAAGCTGAGCAAGTTGTTCGCTATCAACGTATATGCTTAGCTATTCAAGACATGAACTTTACCGCTGACACCACATCGGGTGAAGAAGGCAAAAATCTCTTTTATCAACTTCGTGCACTCAATGCGCATTTACCCATTATTTTGATCACCGCATGGACAGAGCTAGAAACCGCCATAGAGTTAGTGAAAGCGGGCGCAGCAGATTACATTGCTAAGCCTTGGGATGACAATAAATTACTGACCAGCATTGCAAACCTGATTGAACTGGGTAAAGCCAAGCAAGACAACGATACATTTAATCGGCAACAAGATGAGCGACACTCAGTACATGAACAGGCAAACCTAGCTGGCCTTGTGTATGCGAGTACAGCCATGGAACGAGTGATCGATATGGCATTGCAACTGGCTAAGTCAGATGTGTCGGTATTGATCACCGGGCCAAACGGCAGTGGTAAAGAGCGTATTGCCGAAATTGTACAGTTAAACTCTGCTCTGGCAGATAAACCATTTATTAAGGTAAATGCAGGCGCATTGCCCAGTGAGTTAATCGAGGCCGAGCTATTTGGCGCAGAAGCGGGTGCCTACACAGGCGCTAATAAACAGCGTATTGGCCGTTTTGAAGCTGCTGATGGCGGCACGTTATTTTTAGATGAAATTGGCAATTTACCTCCGTCAGGGCAAATGAAGCTTCTTAGAGTTTTGCAAACGGGTGAGTTTGAGCGCTTAGGATCAGTGCAAACACAAAAGGTCAGTGTACGGGTTATTTCGGCGACTAATGCTGACTTATTACAAGACATAAAAGCTGGCAGGTTTCGAGAAGATTTATATTACCGACTGAATGTCATAGAGCTCAGGCTGCTACCGCTGAGTGAGCGAAAAGACGATATCGTTCCACTTATAAAACACTTCTTGCCAGAGCGAGAATTTGGATTAGCCACTGAGCAGGCTTTGACGAGCTATGCTTGGCCGGGAAATGTCAGAGAGCTTGAAAACGCCTGTAAGCGGGCTGCTGTTTTAAAGCCAAAGGGTGCACTGGAGTTTACCGACTTTGGTTTGAACCAAACACAAAACGTAACGCAATTAAATACAAACAAAGAACCCAATAAAGATGAAATCGAGGCGGCAATGCGAGAATATCAAGGGGTTGTAGCCAAAGTAGCAAGACATTTTGGGCTATCACGACAAGCGCTATATAGACGCCTACAAAAATTCGAAATCGACTATTAA